Within the Thermococcus sp. CX2 genome, the region AGATTATTGGGACTCCGAGCTTCGAAGCTTCTCCATAGAACTCCACCAGCCTCGGAACGAACCTTCTGGCTGAGGGCAGGTACGCCTTGCTCTCCTCGCTCAGGAAGTAGCGCTGAAGGTCTATCGCCAGAACGGCGGCCCTCTTGAAGGGCCGTATCTTCTCCCACTTTCTCTGCCTGAAGTACCGCTCCCTCATCTCCAAGATAAAGTCCTCGGTGAAGTAGTCTTCCTTCATGGGCGTAGGAAGGGAGAAAAGGCTTAAAGATTTATCCCCCTCGTCATTACCCCGTCTATGACCACTGTCGAGCCGAGCATGTACTCTGCCTCATCGCTCAGGAGAAAAGCTACGAGTGAGCCGAGCTCGTCCCATCTGCCGGTTCTGTGGAGGGGCGTTCTGCCAAGCACTTCCCGCTCCCAGGTCTCCTCAAAGGTCTCGCCCCTCGACTCGGCAACGGCCTTGAGGTTCTCCCGTGCGCCAGGCGTATCGAAGCTGCCGAGCAGAACGCTGTAGGCCCTTATTCCGTGCTTTCCGTATGTTCTTGAAACGCTCTTCGCCAGCTGAACAAGGCCGGCCCTCGTAACGTCCGCCAGAACCAGCGGTGGCATTGGCTCCTTTATCGAGACGGAGTTGAGGTAAACGAGCACTCCCTTTCTTTTCCCTTCAAGCCACGTCTGGACGAGGAGGGTCGTCAGGTAGCCTGGGGCAACTGCGTGGAGCTTCGCGGCCTCAATCCAGTCATCATAGCCCGCCTCGTGGAGGAGGCACGGCTCGCAGCGGACGTTTCCGGCATTCCAGACGAGGGCATCAACTCCACCTAAAAGCTCCCGGGACTCCTTGACGAGGTTCTCCAGGCCCCGCTGGTCGCAGAGGTTGGTCTTAACTGCGTAGACTTCTCCGAAGGGAGAGAGCTCGTCGAGGGCTTTCTTCAGGTTCTCCTCGCTCCGTGAGCTTATAACGACTCTCGCGTTCCTCTTCAACAGTTCCCGCGCCACGTTGAACCCTATTCCGCGTGATGAGGCCGTGACTATCACACCCAGGCCCTTGAGGTCTA harbors:
- a CDS encoding SDR family oxidoreductase, giving the protein MSVEIDLKGLGVIVTASSRGIGFNVARELLKRNARVVISSRSEENLKKALDELSPFGEVYAVKTNLCDQRGLENLVKESRELLGGVDALVWNAGNVRCEPCLLHEAGYDDWIEAAKLHAVAPGYLTTLLVQTWLEGKRKGVLVYLNSVSIKEPMPPLVLADVTRAGLVQLAKSVSRTYGKHGIRAYSVLLGSFDTPGARENLKAVAESRGETFEETWEREVLGRTPLHRTGRWDELGSLVAFLLSDEAEYMLGSTVVIDGVMTRGINL